The Mya arenaria isolate MELC-2E11 chromosome 15, ASM2691426v1 genomic sequence tgaaaaatggtttattctgataatcgtACAGAtttttcctacataatttcaaaaaaaaatttgaagaagtaaatataacacattttatagtaCAAcgaaaatagtgagattagcttaatcctggtataagggacttaagaagtttcgagaaattagggccaGGGTTAAATTTTCACTATCTCCATACCAATACTGCTACCTTTGTTAAATACTATAATACAACGGGTTATTGCGGATACTGCATTACTGCATTATAAAGCCTGATATTTTTACTAATGTCATTTTGAAGCAGGATGCATTTTTATAGGAAAAAGTAGCAGCTGCTGACCCATATTCGCACTGCTCAATTTAACTGCAACATGCAGAAATAGGTCGCAttatgaattgttaaaaatgtaaatatgtttttttgcaccatgggattttatttttttatttactgattGCAAAgaattaataacttaataatagcTGTGAAAGTATCTGTGACCAAAAGGTGACTTTGTCGCAAATGACGACAATGGCGATTGCCAGCGTGAAGCCTGCAAAACATTTCACATCAATTGGCGCcaccattgttgtttttttgcggTCACATGAGACTATGACgccatatttatcatttatgtcATATAAACTGTATTACCTATAAGTACTTTTTATTTCTCGTAATTCAAAAATTAACTTTAGCATCATTACAGTGTTTTCTAGGAAATGCATTACGTATTTCACAAATGTCTCCTGATACATTCACAAATTGGACAAGTAACTCGTTAGTAATCTAAACTATCATCAGCATCGACATTCCTTGAACACCAAAGGCAAAGCACTTTAACATTCAAGTGTTTTAAAGCTACGTCATTATGCATGTTATTTCACAAATGTCTCCCAAGTTATATAACACGACAATGACCGCACAAGTAAATAGTTCAtgctaaaatgataaaactgtCATCAGTTACAACTTCAACACCAAAACCTTAAACAATCGGATAATTTGCCGTGATTTCAGTATACATGACATATTGATTGTGTCCTCCCTAGCATTCAAATAGTTTGTAGTGATTTCAGGATGCATGCTATTTTTCTTATGTCCTCGGGATACACCCGACAACACCCTCCAATCCAGGTTGCCCCATGCTCCACCCACTCTGATACAAGACTGGAAAACTCTTGGACGGAGTCCCGTCCTGCCCACCTGAAATAATCAAATGCAGCCATTGAAAGTACATTTATGCCTTTTCACACAAAAACAGCAAAACATCACACATACCCAATTGACTGTATTCATTATATGGAGTGACCTTAACCAGCacaaatatatgttgtattacACACATCGCTATGGTTCTCTGCAGTCGTATActagttttaattaaaataacataaatatagtACATACCTAACAATATTATTTGATTGAGCCACTTAGCATTACTATATTTCCATATTGGACTGCATTTACCTTCAGGAGTGTCCGTGACCATTAAGTGCTTACGTAACGCATGTATTTTTCCATGGTGCTCTATTTTGTTTAACACTGAAGTAACAGTAACGGAAGCTATGACCGGAGCACACAGGATTGCTACGAAATACTTTTTGGACTGCACTGCCTTTTAAATGTGACTTAAGAAACCAATGAGTTGACACCTTCTGTTAAATATGACTGAACTTCCCAGTCATACATTTCTCAACAATCCCTTTGAGAGCATCGAAATGAATGTAACCATTAAATTACGACCTTACCCAGCATGATGCGTCCAACTCTCGCCACTGTTTGGTTTCACAATGATAGGCTTCTGCAGTTTCAGCCCCTGAATACTCTTCAGCAGTGGAGTCACATATTGTGGGGCAGTACAGTTTAAACCAACTGCTTCAACATTGGTTGATGATGAGACAGAGGCCACAGCATCACGGAACTGTTCACCATGGCAAACTTCAGTctcattctgaaaaaaataatcagatagaactgttttatttctacACAATTCAATGAATAACcaatatgtataaacatatcTTACTTATGTTTAAAAGTGTTCATAATATGTAGGGATAAATGTCTTAATTTTCGTTTTGAGAATAGTTTTATCATACACCCATCTGACgcacaataattataataatgacaaatacagtaGGTCTCCCTTTCAGTCACTtaacttttatattatatatatatttttcccaaCTCTAGTTAATAAATTGTGAATATTGAACAGCAATTGATCAAAGAATGACGAATAATTATATCGTTAAATCAAAGCATGAAGCAGCAAGCCAATTGtactaataaaatattaaccagTCTTGCTCATATATTGAAGTAAGTAATTATTAAGTCAATGCAAGGACactgtttaaacaaaagtttaacTTTGATCACTGATTCGATTTTATATTGATCAATGATGAGGTACCTTGCATGAGAAAGTAACATAGGCTTTGCTGTCAGGGAACTCTTGCTCTATCAGTCTGACCAAAAGTTCAGCTTCGCGTTGGGATGGGATGGTTTCTATGGCAACCAGGTCAACACCTGCCGACACCAGCGCTTGGAGACGCGGTTTATGCCATTCCAATATTTCCTGAAAAAAACGGTAAATATAATCCTGACTTATTTTGCATCACACTGACGAAAACCAAATATGTTCTGATGATCAAACAGCTTAAAATCACTTTGTGTTATTCCAGGTTTGTATGATGACACATTTTTGTCAGTAGTGGCCCATGGATATCTATAGGCCTGTTCTATTTTTGTCAGTAGTGGCCCATGGATATCTATAGGCCTGTTCTAACATTGAGTCTACATGTGAGGTGCCATTTGCAGTTGCCATTAACGTGATTCACACGAAATAAAGAGAATACAATTGTcacaaataataatgtatatttcataTGTATATGGCTTCGAAATCTTGCCCATAATGGCCCCCCAACAGCTCAACAATCATCCATTGGGCTCTATCATTGAAACTATTGATATCGGGTGAGGTTGTTATACCCGCAAGACATTACCTCATCTGACAACGCGTCCATGTATGCACCAGTATATTCAGACCCATCAAGAAGACAGGCGCCATACGGACCTACCGATCCAGCTACCAACCCTGGAGCTGTACCTGTAACATGTATTGACCTACTCTGTAATATGCCACATATTTGTTTCACTCAACCACtaaaatactgatatattttcCGGGAGGGAGGTTTAAAGGGGTTCCAGGGATGACATAGATTTAGACCggcatatattaaaaacaaggaTAGCTGTTATTACGGAATTATGTCTTCACAAGACTGATACATTTTACTGGGGTCAACGCCCATGACAAGACCAGTGACGTTGTTAAATACACGTACAAAAACGGCCGCACCCCAACTCAAAGAATGAACAAGATCTTCGTAGAAGCTCACTTCATGTTTATTGGCATGGTGCAAAGACTGTCACGTTTTAATTACCTCAATACGTTTTCATCTCCATTTCATTTGTACTGAAATACACGGAGCCAAACATATGTGGTCAAAATCTGGTCATTGAACATGGAATTCAGATATACCTTGAGACTGGGCAACTTCGTCGCAAGCGTTTCTTGCCAAATGAACACTGCGTTGAATTAACTCAATAGCCTCAGAGTTAGTAATATGAAGGTGCTCCATAAATCCACCGACAGATGCTTGATAACTGGTTGTCACAGCAAGGTTGCTTCCCGCCTCAAGAAAGcttatgaaattgaaattggaattTCACTATAACTGAGTATTTGTAGCTACCAGTATCAGGTACGTATTTTTCTATtccataattgatatttttttgtagcTGCACTTCTAAACAATGACTTCGAGCATGGtcacaacacatttattatcaataatattatttaatttccaaaaatcAAGCCACTGTGGCAAAATTCACCAGCGAGGACAGAAATGTTACATACTTTTTGTGGACCTGCTTTACGACATCTGGGTGGGAATAGAGTAGTCTAGCAGACCATAAGGCGTCACCCTGTAAagaaatacaaattcaattcaaattaattttgaaatggtGGTGAAATTGAACGAGTTGTAAAGCATAGGTTCATTTGACGGTGTACAAATTCTGATTCTATTTAAAGTTGTCGCAAAGGGTCTGTTTAAACAATATGGCTGATCTGAAATTGTAACACTAAAAACCAAGACGTTAATTTCTTCTAATCTTGAATAGCTGACACTTCCTCGCGTTAAAAGTCAACCCTCGTTCAATATAAAACTCAGTGAGCATTAATGGTCATTAATGTGTCAATAGAACACCCTTCATTTATCTGTgaagaattttaacattttgaatgttacagaaaatgtaaggaacattgtataatgtttattgaAGTACTATTAGGTTTCAAGTGCCAAATATGTAAAGCctgtgtgtatttataatcatgttaatataaagttgttatcaaaacaaaatcaatatttgactGTCAAGTATATAAGAcaaaattattggaaaaaataagaaaaaattgtttgttaaaaggtataatgcatgtatgtagacaaaaacaaaatgaataattactttgtgtttgaataaactgtataataattgttttcacttcTTACACATGATATATACTCCAAAATGGCAATTTAGGATTTGACTCCAAAAGTTTTGCacacagtatatatatatatatatatatatatatatatatatatatatatcacaggTTATTCACATCTACTGATCTCCAATAGTTCACATTTATTGTTCGCATATTGTTAACATGTACTGTTcgcaaattgtttacatttaatattcgcAAGTTGTTACCATTTAATATTCgcgaattgttaacatttaatattcgcAAGTTGTTACCATTTAATATTCgcaaattgttaacatttgatattcgcaagttgttaacatttaatgatCTCCATTTGTACAATTTGTTCACAATTTGTTCGCAATTTGAGTTCGCAGATAATCTAATTTGCATGTGAAAAGTGAACATTCTGTGAACATTGTGCGAATGAATTCTTAGAAGAAGATACATGTTCGCAGATAGTtcgcaaaatatttacatattattcacaataactgttcacatttaatgcattttttctgtaaGGGTTCTTTCATGTCTTTATTCATTGTATATGTTGGTACTTGATATCATGCAATCAGACTCTTTAATCCAATTAGCACCGCTTCTgtactatatatatactgtattttCCGCAATATGGACTGCggtttatatacatatagttccaaattcaaatgaagtttaaaatatgccaaaaactattcacaaatataattatattcggTTTTCAACATCCGAATACCACCATGTTTATATCGAGGCACAAGCTAAATTCAGAGCTAAAACTATCACCGTTGATAATAATTTTGTACCACAAAATTTAACTAaccatgtttttaatgaaaacaaacagttattctgtgcttttattgattttatgaaaGCATTTGacaataaagaactagaaaatCTGTGGTATGAACTTTATACAGGAGGACTCAGGGGCAACCTTTATCATTTATGAACTATATGTAAGAGTATGTGTATTCAagagttaaaaaacaaaatgagctAGGTACAGTGTTTGAACGTAATTTAGGTGTATGTCAAGGCAGACTGTATATCGTCGTTATTATtcatgacggtaaagttggaaggtagttggtagttggtagttggggattcgaatattcaactacttaccagttgccagttggggattcgaatattcaactacctgctagttgccagttggggattcgaaaaATCAGAGTTAGATTTTGATGATGATATTAAGCTTCTCGACTATTTCAagtcgccagtcggatattcgaccattttcagtcgattattcgcgaatgttcaactgcaaaccagtcagtagttggggattcagattatgtctatatatatagttttaaaggtcacatatgggaaaatttatcgccaaatgtttctttaagcatgtacatatatgtatctttgcgacaaacactgttttaattcacttttattcgtatatattcgccagtcggatattcgtccatttccagtcTTATATGTGTACCATATATGTGATGGGTACTGAAACACTTTATGGTGATCATTTCACGAGGTGTGACAAGTTTACAGGA encodes the following:
- the LOC128220353 gene encoding homocysteine S-methyltransferase YbgG-like, whose product is MPFTVLDGGTATELVRLGHSSIDGDALWSARLLYSHPDVVKQVHKNFLEAGSNLAVTTSYQASVGGFMEHLHITNSEAIELIQRSVHLARNACDEVAQSQGTAPGLVAGSVGPYGACLLDGSEYTGAYMDALSDEEILEWHKPRLQALVSAGVDLVAIETIPSQREAELLVRLIEQEFPDSKAYVTFSCKNETEVCHGEQFRDAVASVSSSTNVEAVGLNCTAPQYVTPLLKSIQGLKLQKPIIVKPNSGESWTHHAGWAGRDSVQEFSSLVSEWVEHGATWIGGCCRVYPEDIRKIACILKSLQTI